A window of Proteus columbae contains these coding sequences:
- the gp17 gene encoding tail completion protein gp17, producing the protein MIQQLKETLSPLVDGRVFFQVLPEGKGHYPAIVIQFASITPNSALEDADLDNYRVQLDVYALQPQPLMVLRKKIEAQIVATIPFAQRVNAVFGYEADVKLHRLVLELMISSDK; encoded by the coding sequence ATGATACAGCAATTAAAAGAGACCCTTTCACCGCTTGTCGATGGAAGGGTTTTTTTTCAGGTATTACCCGAAGGCAAAGGGCATTATCCCGCCATAGTGATCCAGTTTGCCAGCATCACGCCTAACAGTGCGCTGGAGGATGCGGATTTAGATAACTATCGCGTGCAACTTGATGTGTATGCGCTCCAGCCACAGCCCCTTATGGTCTTGCGTAAAAAAATCGAGGCTCAGATTGTTGCGACAATCCCATTTGCACAACGGGTGAATGCGGTCTTTGGGTATGAAGCGGATGTCAAATTGCATCGGCTTGTTCTTGAATTAATGATTTCATCAGATAAATAA
- a CDS encoding phage tail assembly protein T gives MPESHLCEYEAFYRKQPFGLWREDYRMAQVAHLLAMINRDPKTSPPELVDFMPMWKKKITEEELWDNVTESVLANR, from the coding sequence ATGCCTGAAAGCCACTTGTGTGAATATGAGGCCTTTTATCGCAAACAGCCCTTTGGTTTATGGCGAGAGGATTATCGGATGGCACAAGTGGCACATCTTCTCGCGATGATAAATCGTGATCCGAAAACGTCTCCGCCTGAATTGGTGGATTTTATGCCGATGTGGAAGAAGAAAATTACGGAAGAAGAGCTGTGGGACAACGTCACTGAGAGTGTATTAGCTAATCGATAG
- a CDS encoding YqaE/Pmp3 family membrane protein, with translation MRLILALLLPWLQFFTIGRPFAGIFCLILQITLIGWIPAAIWSVYALSQYNTDKKIEKMSRGG, from the coding sequence ATGAGACTTATTCTGGCGTTATTGCTACCTTGGTTACAATTTTTCACGATTGGTCGCCCATTTGCTGGCATCTTCTGCCTTATCCTCCAAATCACCTTAATCGGATGGATCCCTGCGGCCATCTGGTCGGTTTATGCCCTTTCCCAATACAATACGGATAAAAAAATTGAGAAAATGTCTCGCGGTGGTTAA
- a CDS encoding phage tail tape measure protein, which yields MAGALGRLNIDLTLNTANFTNAINRSQRQTEQFGQSIRVSLQAITVQQERMVSQTAKSSALFTRFASVAAGALSVRQVINYADGWTELQNRLKLVTDSTQSLNRATNDVYTIAQKTYQSLDATTQVYQRFADNADRLGLSQQKVAELTETVSKAVAISGASATAAQAALTQFGQALASGQLRGEELNSVMEQTPALAKAIADGMGVSVGELRKKAQDGEMTIEKVIQALERVADSVDKKFATSVTTVSQGFTNLQSAITKFIGEANQGTGATQLLTTGLSALSNHFSEVMRVTEALAMTTIAIKIAKWTQATYAQAAATKLKAQQDLIAAKATKVKMTAELELARFEMRSLQAQLQLAQTEAQRSSIRMRMKAQSSIIVSATNAETLAIQRLNAAQRASSTLGRSFGGALAFLGGPLGIATGLLTAGAMAYYEWQQQAEQSRQKTLEYAESLDVATESLNKLSDAERQASIGKLAEGLDAQIEKIEELKRKQEDLKKSSDLGGANKGISFYYTGDYESFSAEVVKARKDELQVTADLETKNRELEVTRKKMALLLDAEIQKNGMVSNAYALYASRIYDASVKSDELIGKLHLQGSAFDNLAQSIRSATQEQQQFSAKSLIVVSDDAQKSIDASLRTIEKSKAEGKALAKLNAEDVLASRKITPDMMGYDKALQAEIEAQLALQSKKIKPPKTPKSTIDYAKQYTKILTELEEKQASLIADGQSIQLYGTTSSFNEYTSALADIKQNKDKFDAILKIDSKAIETIKEKAKAIDDLARANSVAQFAYDRSKEIEQMQFETSLIGKSRAEQEKLNALRQIDVLYQQASVDLGEKELANLQRNVELTKQQIEEELRKREAMKGDPMAGLKQGLSDFSESAMDVMENVRNVTTNALNNMSDALADFALTGKGSFKDFANAVISDITRMVMKMLIFKAIEAGGQAMGFDMGWMSKGHAYGGYTGHGGKFEPKGIVHGGEFVFTKEATAKLGVGNLYRLMHAAQGYASGGFVGAVAGRIPVTPQPTLARAGGVQMTVVNHITVTGNGDAVLAQAMKEAAQQGTEAGAQKAHAMMLQDFQSNGAARRTLGV from the coding sequence ATGGCGGGAGCATTAGGTAGATTAAATATTGATTTGACGCTGAATACGGCAAATTTTACAAATGCGATCAACCGTAGCCAGCGCCAAACAGAACAATTTGGGCAAAGTATTCGCGTCAGTCTTCAAGCTATCACCGTACAACAAGAGCGAATGGTATCGCAAACCGCAAAATCCTCGGCACTCTTTACTCGTTTTGCGAGCGTCGCAGCAGGTGCATTATCTGTACGGCAAGTGATTAATTATGCCGATGGTTGGACGGAATTACAGAATCGACTGAAATTAGTCACAGATAGCACTCAATCGCTAAACAGAGCGACCAATGATGTTTATACCATTGCCCAAAAAACCTATCAATCATTGGATGCTACAACACAAGTTTATCAACGTTTTGCAGATAATGCCGATCGGTTAGGTTTAAGTCAGCAAAAAGTGGCAGAACTCACTGAAACCGTCTCAAAAGCCGTGGCGATTTCGGGAGCGAGTGCAACTGCAGCCCAAGCAGCATTAACCCAGTTTGGTCAAGCATTAGCCTCGGGGCAGTTACGTGGGGAAGAGCTGAATTCAGTAATGGAGCAAACCCCTGCGTTAGCGAAAGCCATTGCCGACGGCATGGGAGTCAGTGTGGGCGAATTAAGGAAGAAAGCCCAAGACGGTGAAATGACGATTGAAAAAGTCATTCAAGCCTTAGAGCGTGTAGCCGACAGTGTGGATAAAAAATTTGCTACCAGTGTGACAACCGTTAGCCAAGGTTTTACTAATCTTCAATCGGCGATAACAAAATTTATCGGCGAAGCGAATCAAGGTACAGGTGCGACTCAGCTTTTAACAACGGGGCTTTCTGCATTATCGAATCATTTTTCTGAAGTGATGAGAGTAACGGAAGCTTTAGCCATGACGACTATTGCAATAAAAATAGCCAAATGGACTCAAGCCACTTATGCACAAGCCGCAGCAACGAAATTAAAAGCTCAACAAGATTTAATCGCCGCTAAAGCCACAAAAGTCAAGATGACGGCTGAATTAGAGCTAGCCCGTTTTGAAATGCGTTCTTTACAAGCGCAACTTCAACTCGCTCAGACAGAAGCACAACGCAGTAGTATTCGAATGCGAATGAAAGCGCAGTCTTCCATTATTGTGTCAGCCACAAATGCAGAAACATTAGCGATACAACGGTTGAATGCGGCACAAAGAGCCAGTTCTACATTAGGGCGAAGTTTTGGTGGTGCACTTGCCTTTCTTGGTGGGCCTCTTGGGATTGCGACAGGATTATTGACCGCGGGGGCAATGGCTTACTATGAGTGGCAACAACAAGCAGAACAATCAAGACAAAAGACTCTTGAGTATGCAGAGTCATTAGACGTTGCAACGGAGTCATTAAACAAATTAAGTGATGCAGAGCGTCAAGCTTCAATCGGAAAACTGGCTGAAGGTTTAGATGCACAAATTGAGAAAATAGAAGAGCTAAAGAGAAAGCAAGAGGACTTAAAAAAATCATCGGATTTGGGTGGGGCAAATAAAGGTATCTCTTTTTATTATACAGGAGATTATGAGTCATTTTCAGCGGAAGTAGTTAAAGCTAGAAAAGATGAACTCCAAGTAACAGCTGATCTTGAAACAAAGAATAGAGAATTAGAAGTTACACGTAAAAAAATGGCATTATTGCTTGATGCTGAAATTCAAAAAAATGGGATGGTCTCTAATGCCTATGCGCTTTATGCCAGCCGTATTTACGATGCTTCCGTAAAATCTGATGAATTGATTGGTAAACTCCATCTACAAGGTTCTGCTTTTGATAATTTAGCACAATCCATTCGTTCAGCTACCCAAGAGCAACAGCAGTTTTCGGCAAAATCGTTAATTGTTGTTTCTGATGATGCACAAAAATCAATCGATGCTTCTCTTCGTACTATTGAAAAATCTAAAGCAGAAGGTAAGGCTTTAGCCAAACTCAATGCAGAAGATGTATTGGCGAGTAGAAAAATTACACCGGACATGATGGGGTATGACAAAGCGTTGCAAGCTGAAATTGAAGCCCAACTTGCTTTACAGTCTAAAAAAATTAAGCCACCCAAAACACCAAAATCAACCATTGATTACGCCAAGCAGTACACCAAAATCTTGACGGAATTGGAGGAAAAACAAGCCTCATTGATTGCGGATGGGCAAAGCATTCAGCTGTACGGCACTACCTCTTCCTTTAATGAATACACATCCGCATTAGCCGATATCAAACAGAATAAAGACAAGTTTGATGCCATCTTAAAAATCGATTCTAAAGCCATTGAGACGATTAAAGAAAAGGCGAAAGCCATTGATGATCTGGCGCGTGCCAATTCGGTTGCGCAATTTGCTTATGATCGCAGTAAAGAAATTGAGCAGATGCAATTTGAAACTTCCTTGATAGGAAAATCACGCGCAGAGCAAGAAAAGCTCAATGCCCTTCGTCAGATTGATGTGTTGTATCAGCAAGCCAGTGTGGATTTAGGTGAGAAAGAGCTGGCGAACTTACAACGCAATGTCGAACTCACTAAACAGCAGATTGAGGAAGAGCTTAGGAAACGAGAGGCCATGAAAGGTGATCCGATGGCGGGATTAAAACAAGGCTTATCGGATTTCAGTGAGTCAGCCATGGATGTGATGGAGAACGTCAGAAACGTCACTACCAATGCCCTTAATAATATGTCTGATGCATTAGCCGATTTTGCTTTAACGGGCAAAGGAAGCTTTAAAGATTTTGCCAATGCGGTGATTTCCGATATCACTCGAATGGTGATGAAAATGCTGATTTTCAAAGCCATTGAAGCAGGCGGGCAGGCAATGGGCTTTGATATGGGATGGATGAGCAAAGGGCATGCTTACGGTGGTTATACGGGGCATGGCGGAAAATTCGAACCTAAAGGGATTGTACATGGTGGTGAGTTTGTTTTTACCAAAGAAGCGACGGCTAAATT